GATCGAGCGAATGCGAAAACACTACTACTTAAAGCAGGGAGAAACTTATATCCCGATAGAAAAGTCCGAGCCGGACTACCGCAGCCGGCGGATCACAGACTATCTCAACCTGATGGACTGTATCGTCAACGAGCAGTTTGCTGAACTCCGCAGGCAACCTTTCGGCCACGATAATGACATTGATCGTTATTTCAGCCTTTTACCCGAAACTTCACCACTAAAAAAACGCTATAACGAGCTGCTGGCGATGCCGGAAGGCACAGAAAAGCGAAATGCAGACCTCGTACTCCGCAACTCATTGACCAAAGGTGCGATCGATGTAAATATTATGTCCAAGGTAGATAAGGTGAACAAAGACCGCGACGGGCACATATTAGGTGACATTTACACAGACGCATTGGCCGCATTACGCGGCTTCGCAAACAGTAATCTGAATTCTTCCCTTATCCTCTCGGCGGGTATGAACCCCAGACTTTACAGCTACCTTGAAAACTTCCCTGACTTTTATCCCGATGAGCATGGTCATTTCAAAAAGAAAGTGATCCTGAAAGTGAGCGATTTTCGTTCGGCACTCATTCAGGCTAAGTTTTTGGCCAAAAAAGGGATCTGGGTTTCGGAATTCAGGATCGAGTCAGGTTTGAACTGCGGCGGACATGCTTTTGCGACCGATGGCTATTTGCTCGGGCCGGTTTTGGAGGAATTTAAAACCAAAAGATCAGAAATGATCGCGGAGCTTTTCAATATGTACCAGGCGGCATTGGAAAGCAAAAGTTTGGTAATTAGTCACGCTCCTGAGCTGAAAATTACGGTGCAGGGTGGGATAGGAACGGCTGAGGAAAACGACTTTTTACTGAAACATTATGAAATGGACGCTACGGGCTGGGGGAGTCCTTTCCTGCTGGTACCGGAAGTGACCAATGTAGATGATCAGACATTAAAAGCGCTTTCTGACGCTACCAGTGATGATTATTATGTCAGCAATTCGTCGCCGCTGGGTGTTCTTTTCAATAATTTCAAAAGCAGCAGCGCGGAAAAGCAGCGTCTGGAAAGGATCGCGAAAGGCCGACCGGGGAGTCCCTGCAACAAACGTTACCTGGTTTCCAACACTGAATTTACAGAAGAACCGATTTGCACAGCTTCCCGCGAATACCAGCATCTCAAAATCAAACAATTGCAATCGCTTGATCTCAAACCGGCTGATTTGGCCGAGCAGATAGGAGCGGTGACGGAGAAATTATGTCTCTGTGAAGGATTGACTACTGCTGCTTTACTGAAAAATGATCTGCTGAAACCGCGCGAAAATAAAGCCGTTTCAATATGCCCGGGGCCTAATCTTGCCTGGTTTTCGGGGATATTTTCTCTGGAAGAAATGGTCAGGCACATTTATGGCAAAACCAACCTGCTGGAAAAAGTGGAGCGGCCCAATATGTTTATCAATGAGCTGACCTTGTATGTAGATTACCTGAAAAAGGACCTGGAACGGCACGCAAGGGATTTGACGGACAAGAAGGCGAAGTATTTTACCAAATTTAAGGAGCAACTGGTTCGGGGGATTGATTACTACAAAAGTCTCATTCCCGAAATCACTAACCAGACACTCGCTTACCGGCAGGAAATGTTAGCCCAACTCCAAGCCATTGAAATGCAGCTGGCGGAGGTTTAATTCCGCATTCGCGCCAGTTTTTCATATTCCAGAACCGTGATCAGGCTGCCTTTCATTTCTACCAGATGTTCGTCTTTGAAATCAGAAAGGGTGCGGATCACGGTTTCTGTTGCCGTACCTACGATTGAGGCAATGTCTTCACGGGTGATGGACATGGAGAATGGTTTGGAATGATCATCCTGATAACGTTGCGCAAGCATGACCAGCGCCTGCGCCACCCGTTTCCTCACCGAGTTATAAGCCAGTTGCAGCAACCGCTCTTCCCGGTCTTTGATCTCGTTGGAAAGCATTTTGATAAATTTGGACGCCACCTCGCGATTACCTTGCAGCAAATTGAAAAAATCGTCCTTAGGAATCATCGCTACTTCCGACTTTTCCAGCGCAATGGCTGATTCCTGATAGGTTTCGCCTTGCAACAGGTCGAGATAGCCGAAGAAATCGCCCTCCTTATACAGGTCGGTAATGTATTCCTTGCCGTTGTCATTGGACTTATAAGCCTTTACTTTTCCCTTTTGCAGGAAGTACACATTGGAAGGATAGCTGCCCTCGGTGTAAATGGTTTCTTTTTTGCGCAAAAATTTAACTTTTTTATCCTCAGCCAGTTTAATGATCATATCAAACGATTTGGCCTCTTGCATAAATGAGTCGAGGCCTTCGGCGGAGCGGTCAAACTGCCGCTTGATACGTTCGCTCTTTTTGAGCCGCATTTCGACGGCATTCAGCAGCTCCACGTCATCATAAGGCTTGGTCAGGTAGTCGTCAGCCCCCATGGTCATACCCTTTCGATAGTCGTCTTTTTCGGCTTTCGCCGTCAGGAAAACGAAGGGAATGGCAGATGTACGCTCGTCTTTTCCAAGCATGTGCAGCACGCCATAACCGTCGAGCTCGGGCATCATAATGTCGCAAATGATGAGGTCGGGATTGTGGCTGGCGGCTTGGAGAACACCTTCCTTGCCATTTTTGGCTGTTACTACCTCGTAATTAGCCAGTTCCAGGATCTCTGCTGTATTTTCCCGCATTTCGGGATTGTCTTCGATCAGTAGTATTTTTTTGGTTTCCAAGACAATGTGATTAGTTGTTAATCAGTCAATTTTTATTTGGGAAGGTACGTGATTTGGAACCTGTATATCGAAAACAGTTCCCTTACCAACCTCGCTCTTAAATTGTACAGTTCCGCCCATGAGCTCAATGTAATTTTGGACAATATTCAGGCCCAGTCCCGTCCCTTGGGCGTTACCTGCATTATGTGCGCGGAAGAAACGGTCAAATATGTGCTGCTGGTCCTGCTCAGGAATACCTATGCCCTGGTCTTCAATTTCAACTCGCACCATTTGCTGGGTAGATTGTACATTGAGAAAAATAGATTTCCCCGGTTCAGAATACTTGATCGCATTGGAAAGCAGGTTGAAAAGTACATTTCGGAGCAGTTGTTTGTCCAGCCAAACTTCCTGAATACCAGTATATTGAAAATGAATTTGTTGTTCGTCTTTACACAAGCCTTTGATCTCTTCAATGAGGCTTTCGCAGAACGCAGGAAGCGTTGTCAATACCGGAACACTCTTCACGCGGCCTTCTTCCAGTTTGCCGATCGAGAGAAAATCATTCAGTATCTCCGTCAGGTTTGTTACCGTGGACTTGATACGCTGCACGTGTTTGTGCCGCTTGTCCTCTTCTTCTGTTTTGGTATATCTTCCTATCAATGAGGCCGATGACAGAATGGTAGCAAGGGGCGTGCGGAACTCGTGCGAGGCAATGGTCACAAACTGGCTTTTCATATTATTCAGTTCGCGCTCCTTTTTTAGGGCCCGGATTACCTCTTCCTGCGATTGTTCCACTCGTTCAATGGCGGTGGCCAGCTCTCTGGTGCGCTGCTCGACCCGCTCTTCCAGTTCAGCATTCAGCTTCTGGATTTCCAGATTGGCCTCAATGATGCGGTTCTCCTGCTTTTTTCTTTCGGTTATATCAATGACAAAACTCACGACAAACTCGCCATCGCTGGTTTTGAATGGGCTGAGACTTACCTCCACCGGAAACTCGCTGCCATCATGACGTCTTGCAAAAAGGTCCATCAAATGTCCCATTCCACGCGCCCGAGGTGCTTCCAGGTAGTGGTCGCGATAACCGACGTGGTTTTTCGCGAACCGGGCGGGAATGAGCATTTCGATCTTCTTTCCGATTAGCTCCTGATCTTTATACCCGAAAAGTTCTTTGGCTTTTGGGTTCAACATTACAATGCTGGCGCTTTTGTCCACTACGACGATACCTTCCGTCGCATGCTTGAACAGGGCGTCGAGCATTTCAATATGCCGTGTCATCACCTGGGTATGAATTAAAATATCTGTATCAAACATACCAAGGTACAGGAGATAGGTGAACAGCGCAAGGAGCTGCTAATTAAATAGTTTGGCTGAAAAGTGTTGTTTGGGGCAGATCAGCCCATAGTCGCGCGTCGAAAGCCATGCATACATTGCGCACAAATGGTTTTCCTTTTTCTGTAATCCGCACCCGAAACGGCTCGATCTCAACCAGTTCGTCGAATTCCATTTCGGATAAATGTTCCAGTGCCTTGTATACTTCCATACAAACTTCTGAGGTAGCAGCCCAGGAAGTTTCAAAGCTGGTCATCAACCTCAAAATGTGCCGGCGCATGATCAGGTCCTCGCGCGTCAGCTCATGTCCGCGCGCGATTGGGATTTCATTGGCGTCAATTCTTTTGTAATAATCTTCGACCTTTTTCTCGTTCTGGACATAACCGGTCCAGGAATCGCTGATGGAGGAAGCACCCAAACCGATGAGCAGCCTGGTGCGGGTATCGGTGTAACCCATAAAGTTCCGGTGCAGGCGGTCTTCGCTTTGCGCAATGAAAAGTTCGTCGGTTTTCAATGCAAAATGGTCCATGCCAATGTCCTTGTAGCCAGCTAATTCCAGTGCATTTCTGCCGGTTTCGTAAATGGCCATTTTCTTGTCAGCATCTGGAAGGTCCTGTTCGGTATAGTTGCGCTGACCGGGTTTGATCCAGGGAACATGTGCGTAGCTGTAAAATGCAATGCGATCGGGTTTGAGCTGTATAACCCGGAGCATCGTCTGCATCATATAGCAAGCTTTTTGCTGAGGGAGACCGTATACAATGTCGTAGTTGACAGAGGTATAGCCTATTTCGCGGGCTTTTTGAGTGAGATGAACTACTTGTTCGTAAGTCTGGTGACGATTGATAATGGCTAGCACGATCGGATTGAAATCCTGCACACCAATGCTGATCCTGCGGAAACCGACATTGAATAACGCCTGTAGATGTTCATCGGTAGTGTTACCAGGATGTGCCTCAAAACTAAAACTCGCTTTGGGATGAATAATGGCATTTTCGAGCAGACCATTCACCAGCCTGGTCAGGTTTCCGGGACTAAAAAAGGTGGGAGTGCCGCCGCCGAGGTGCAGCTCACGAATGACTGGCTTGGCATCACCGAAAATGGAAAAGTACATTTTCCATTCTTTCAAAACGGCGTCAATGTATTTGGTTTCAACCGCGTGGTTAATGGTGATCCTGGTATTGCAGCCGCAATAAGTACAGAGGCTCTCGCAAAATGGCAGGTGAACATAAAGGCTGATCCCTTCCCGTTGGTTTGAAACGAAAAATGCCTCTTTCGCCAGCTCTGACCATTTCCGTTGTGTTGGGGCTGTGTTTTGCCAATATGGAACAGTCGGATAACTGGTGTAGCGCGGCCCGGGTGTATTGTATTTGAACAGCAAGTCCTTGTCCATTGTGAATTTTGATGTATGTGATGAGGTACCAAAGCTACCCAGCCGCCTACTTGAAAAACATGATCATTGTCATGAAAAAAACATACTTTGGTTCGGAGCAAACGAGACTTACCAAACGAGACTTACCAAGTCTTCGAGACTTGGCAAGTCTAATTCACTTACAAACAGTAATCCCAGTACGCGATTCACCATTTACAGGCAAGTCCGTTAAAACTCCCCGCATAACCAGCCAAATCCCCGCGACCGCAAGCATAACCGGCGTAAATCTCCGAATGCGAGACCGGAGGCCGGGAGTGAACTTTTGCTTTGCAATACCAATAGAAATCATCGCCGGAAATGTACCTAGTCCGAAAATCATCATATATGTAGCACTACCGGCCATGCTACCCGTCGCTATTGAGCTCATGAGCGCCATGTACACCATTCCACAGGGGATCAGCCCATTAAAAATCCCTAACATCAGCCAGCCAGCGGCGGAACGGCTTTGTAACGTGGCCGCCATTTGTTGTTTTAAAAAATGAACAAATCGAGCCCAAAATACGGGAGGGTGAAAATAGCTATCCAACCTCGAAGGCCAGAAAACGTAGGCTAACATCAGCAGCCCGGCAAAAACAGAGAGATAGCGCAGGTAACCCAGCCAGCCGATAGAAGCACCAATGCCACCGACCAGCAGACCAAGAGACGAATAGGATAATGCACGACCGGAATTGTAAAGCAGCAAACCGGAAAATTGCTTCAAGCGCGATCCTTTATGAACGGGTAAAGCCAGCGCTATCGGCCCGCACATACCGACGCAATGCAAACTGCTGATCAGCCCCATTGTGAATGCGAGATATGGAAGCGCGGTAGTCATTATCCTATTTGCCAGTGACAATTACACCTTCATTCCAGTAAGTTGTTTCCCCTGATTTCCAGTCGAATTGAACTTTGTACCGGCCTTGCGGGATGTTGCTGAAAGGTATAAATTGCTCATTGTTAGTGGAAGCGATAGCAAAGCTGCGGTCATTTTTGTCGTTGGAAGGGCAGTACAGATTGATTTTTCCGCTTATTGATTTATCATTCATGATTTTGGGAAAATGAATGGATAATCCATTGTTTGTTACCTCCCAGCTCAACGGCTGTGGCAGTAAATCAGCACGTTTTATTTTGTCGATTTTACCTTGAAATTTCAGCTCTTCCTCATAGTAATGGTCTGTCACGAGATCGATTTTCTGCCCTGCGCTCATGCCGACGAGTACCAGTATCATAGCGACAAAACCAATGTATACCGCAGCAATTCCTGCTCCCCAATTTATTTTGATCGTTTTCATAGTTGAATGTTTAAGTAAGTGATCATTCCTCAGGTGCCATAAATGTGGTTTTAAAATCTTCCAATTTTTCCGTGCCCTGATAAACGGAAAGCGTCAATGTCGTTTTCCGACGGTTCAATGCTGATTTTGGAATAATAATGAATACAGTACCCTCCGACATTCCGGCAGCTTCCAAAGTAAGGTCCGGTGAACCGGCGAATAGAAGCTTTCCGCCGGGAGTTGCCAAATGGATTGTAGGCCTGATGGTTTGATTAGTCTTGTTGAAAATTTTAAATGTGTAAAGATTACTGATCGTCCCATCCTTATTTTCAATGTACTGGCTTCCCGGCGCGCGGAAAAGCGTGGTCTGCGTATCATTACGGGTAGCGATCATAAATCCGAGACCTGACCATAACAGCAGCAGTACGACCGAATAGCCAATAACCCTTGCCGTGATCAGTTTGGTTGTTTTTTTAACAATGGCATTTTCAGACGTGTACCGGATCAAACCTTTGTCAAAACCGATTTTGTCCATAATATGGTCGCAGGCATCAATGCAGGCGGTGCAATTCACGCATTCCATTTGGTTACCGTTACGAATGTCGATGCCTGTGGGGCATACGGTCACACATTGGAAACAGTTAATGCAGTCTCCCTCAGTCCGCGCATGGTCTTTGTGAAGTTTTCCTCTTGGCTCGCCACGTTTGTGATCATAGGCTACCACAATGGAATTCCGGTCGAGCAAAACGCTTTGCAGACGTCCATAAGGGCATACTACTGTACAAGCTTTCTCCCGTAGCCACGCAAAATTGAAATAGAAAATACCTGTAAAAGCCACGATACCCGTAAATAGCGGAACGTGATCTGCAATGGGTTCGCGGATGATTTTGGCTAACGCATCAACTCCCAAAACATAGGAAAGAAGTAGGTTGGCAATGAGAAAAGACACGATCAGAAAAATGCTGTATTTCAGGCCTTTCTTCATGATTTTGTCCGCATTCCAGGGTGCCTTATCCAGCAGTTTTTGCTTGCCCGTATCGCCTTCTATCGCGTATTCGATTTTACGAAAAACCATTTCCATAAAAACCGTCTGCGGGCAGGCCCAACCGCACCATAACCGCCCGAAAACGGTTGTGAAAAGCACCACAAAAACCATAAATGAAAGCATCGTCAGACCGAAAAGCCAGTAATCTTGCGGCCCGATGAAAATTCCGAAAATGATAAATTTTCTTTCCAGTACATTAAAAAGTAATAACGGTTGACCGTTTAGTCTGATGAAAGGCGTGACAAAAAGTAATGTCAAAACGATCACTGTGAAGACTACACGGCGATTATGCCATTGGCCTGTCGGTTTTTGCGGATGAAGTTTATTCATGTTGGTTGGGGAAATAAGACTTGCCAAGTCTTGTAGACTTGGTAAGTCTCTCTCTTGTTTATTTGACCGCCACTGCGTCATTCACCAGCTCCCCTTGCGGCTCCTTAGCATTCGCAGGCTTGGTACCTTTGAGCGAAACGACGTAGCTGGCTACTTTCTGAATGTCCGTCGGGGACAATTGCTTTTCCCACGATATCATTCCTTTTTCAGGCACGCCATACTTAATTACTTTGAACAAATTCTTGATCCCGCCGCCGTGCAGCCAGTAATCGTCGGTCAGGTTTGGCCCCACGGTACCGCCACCATCCACACCATGACAAGCGGTGCATTTTTCAGTAAAAATGACTTTTCCCTGCCCCAGTACGGCCTGGTCGGTCAGTAACTTCACAGAATTCTCATCCATACTCGCCCCGACTTTCTCCATGTATGCTTTTTTCTCAATCTCAGCAGTTGCGATTTCTTTGTCCAACTCGGCCAGCTGCAAGTCTCCGATGCCACTGAAATAGTAGGCCGAGTAACCGATCGCGATGATGATGGTGGCAATAAAAAGCGATTGCAGCCAGGGCGGCATCCGGTTGTCCAGCTCTTGAATTCCATCATAATCGTGGCCTTCGATCAGGATTTGTTTTTCATCTTTGAGATCCACCGCAATACCCTTGAATTTCCGCCACCAATGACTGCTAAAAATGAATGTCGATTCAGTTTCTTCGCCTTTTTTGGAGAATTTTCTCAAAAGATTCAATGCGTTGGAAAGCAGGATAATCAATTGAATTACAATAAATAAAAGTCCAGCCAACACCACATAAAGGATTAGGTCGGTTCCCGTCACAGCTCTCACTTTCTCCGGTTCCTGTGCAAATGCGGAGACGTTTAGCAGGCAGAAAAGGACGATCGACAGGACGGTTTTTTTGACAATGCCGTCGTTGAGGGGCAGCCCACGCATTTTATTGAGCGACTCTTTGTCCAGCCGGAACACGTACACGAGCAGCCCGACAAAAAAAGCGAAGAATATGATCAGCGAGATCAGCGGGTAAATTTCCACTCCCGCGATGGATTCGAGGTAATTTCGGAATTTCATGGTCGGTTATTTTTCTGCTTTGATATCAGTTCCAAGCCGCTGCATATAAGCAATGAGCGCGATAATTTCCTTGTTTGCATTGGCCTTGATGCCACTTTGTTTCAGCCTGCCCTGAATTTCCAGTGCTTGTTTGTGGAGATCCACATTGGCCTCATTTTCAAATCCTTTTTCATAAGGAACACCCAATGTCTGCATCGCCTCGATTTTCGCTTTGGTAGTGCTGGTGTCCAGGTCATTTTCAAGCAGCCAGCCATATCTTGGCATAATAGAGCCCGGCGACATGCTGGTAGGGTCTTCCATGTGGTTGTAATGCCAGGAGTCCGGATATTTTCCGCCTACCCGGTGCAAATCGGGGCCGGTACGTTTCGAGCCCCACTGGTGCGGATGATCGTAAACAAACTCACCGGATTTGGAGTATTCGCCGAAGCGCTCGATCTCGGAACGGAATGGACGGATCATTTGTGTGTGGCACACATAGCAGCCTTCACGGACATAAATATCCCTTCCCTGCAATTCCAGCGGCGTATAAGGTTTCACGCTTACAATGGTAGGTACGTTGGATTTGATCAAAAATGTAGGTATCATCTCAATCATACCTCCGATTGCTACCGCTATCAGTGAGAAAATGGTCATTGCTAGTGGCTTGCGTTCCAGAATGCGGCGGTGCCAGTATTCACTTTTTGGCGCATGCCATATGGCATTAAGCGGCATTGCCTTCGCGGTTTCAGTTTTAACCAGATTACCTTTTAAAGCGGTCATCCAGAGATTGTAGATCATGACAATGAAGCCAATAATATATAATGTACCGCCGACGCTGCGCAGGAAGTAGAGTGGTGCGAGCTGGGTAACGGTTTCAAGGAAATTAGGGTATTTTAAAAGACCTTCTGCGGTAAATTCCTTCCACATGGAGCTTTGTACCCAGCCTGCCCAATACATTGGAACAGTATAAAAAATGATCCCTAATGTGCCGATCCAAAAGTGGAAATTGGCAGCTTTCTGAGAGTAAAGCGGACGGTTATAAAGACGCGGGAAAAGCCAGTAGAGGATACCAAAAGTCAGGAAACCGTTCCAGCCGAGCGCACCTACGTGTACGTGGGCGACGATCCAGTCGGTGTAGTGGGCAATGGCGTTGACGTTTTTCAAAGAGAGCATCGGGCCTTCGAATGTGGCCATACCATAAGCTGTGATAGCTACTACCATAAATTTCAGTACCACATCTTCGCGTACTTTGTCCCAGGCACCGCGTAAGGTCATTAACCCGTTCATCATCCCGCCCCAGGAGGGAGCAATGAGCATAATCGAGAAAACAGTTCCGAGCGTTTGCGCCCATTCGGGCAGTGCGGTATAAAGCAAATGGTGTGGCCCGGCCCAGATATACAGGAAGATCAGCGCCCAGAAATGGACAATCGATAACCGGTAGGAATAAATCGGTCTGTTGGCTGCTTTGGGTAAAAAGTAATACATCAAACCCAAATACGGCGTGGTCAGGAAGAATGCAACGGCATTGTGCCCGTACCACCATTGCACCAGCGCGTCCTGCACACCTGCGTACACGGAGTAACTTTTAAACAATGAAATCGGCAATGCAATACTGTTCACCACATGCAGCATAGCGACTGTAACGAACGAAGCAATGTAAAACCAAACGGCCGCATAAATATGCTCGACGCGACGGTTAATGGTGGTCATGATCAGGTTCACCAATGCGGAAACCCATACCACGGCAATTGCAATGTCGAATGGCCATTCCAGTTCGGCGTACTCCTTGGAGGTGGTGATACCCATTGGGAGTGAAATAGCTGCACCGACGATGATAGCCTGCCATGCCCAGAAATGAAACCTGCTCAAAACAGGGCTCCACATCGGGGTTCTTAAAACACGGGGCGCAGAATAGTACAGTCCGGTGAAAAAGCCGTTTCCTACGAATGCAAAAATGACAGCATTAGTATGCAGCGGCCGTATGCGGCTGAACGTCAGGAAGGGGAGGTCCATATTCAGGTTTGGGAAAACCAGTTGGAGTGCTGCCAGTAAGCCGACGAGCATACCGATGAGCCCGAATAGAATGGTCGCAATGGCGAAATCTCTGACGATCCGGTTGTCATATTGAAACTCGTCCAGCTCAACGGTTGGGAGGTCGGGATGGGGAATGTTTGACATAATTAAGAGGAAATTGAATGGTAAATTTGTATGTAAGCGGTGTTAAGATTGGGGATCGTCGGGTGAATCGTCGAGTAGTATGCGAACGGAAGGGGTATAGTCGTCGTCGAAATGTCCTTTCCTGACCGACCAGATGAAGGCGCCCAGAAACCCCAGGGCGACCGTCAGGCTGGCGATGATTAAGAGATATAATGCACTCATGACAGAGAAGGATTTACTTGGATTGATGGCTCAAAACTACCGGCAAGGCCTTTCCCGAACGATGACTCGGGGCGGTACGATTTTATGACATTGGTCAGTTTTTGATCCGGCCATGGGCTGCTATGTTGCTCGTAAGCGTGGTAAAAGCCACAATGGTAATCGAGCTGACTGGCATCAGGATCGCGGCGATAACCGGCGACAATGCTCCTGTGACCGCAAATGACAAGCCCGCAATATTGTAAATCAGCGAAATGGCAAAGCTTTGCTTAATGATCCGCTGACCTGCTTTGGCAAGACTGATGTAGGCGGGTAGCAATGCAAGTCTGCTACCTTCGAGAATGGCATCACACGAAGGAGAAAAGTTGTTGATATCGTCGGAAACGGCCAGGCCGACATTGCTTTGGCGAAGTGCACCGGCATCATTCAGCCCGTCGCCGACCATCAGTACATTGCGTCCCCGGGCTTGTAATTGTTTGATAAATTCCAGTTTTTGCTGCGGTTTTTGCTCGAACAGCATGCTTGTGTTTTGTCCAAAGAGGCCTGATAAAAATAACCTGTCAGTAGGTTTGTCACCCGACAGGAGGCAAGTTTGAATACCTGCATTTTGGAGTGCTGTCAATGTATCGGCCAGTTCGGGACGGTACTTGCTTTTCATGCTGAAATAGCCCGCAATTTCTCCATCCACAGACAAAAATACTTTTGAAGCCGTATTGCCTTGAAAATCTCCGGTAGCCCCAACCCAGGCCGCTGACCCTAATTGGACGTGTTTTTTGCCCCAAAGCGCTTCCATTCCCTGTCCGCTGGTTTCAGAAAAACCACTCAAAATGCGACGGCTCGCAGTAATGTGCTCCAAATGATTGACGATGATGCGGCTCAGCGGATGGGACGATTGCATGGCCAGCGTCTTAACCATTGTCAGCTCGTCCAGGGTCGATTCGTTGCCAATAAATTCAACATCAGCTTCATCGGTGAGGGTAATGGTACCGGTTTTGTCAAAAACCACGGTATCAATGTGAGAAAGCCGTTCAATGGTGTGGGCGTTTTTTGGATACAGGCGATTCTTGCCGAAGAGGCTCAGCAAGTTTCCATTGGTAAATGTCGAGGAAAGCAGTAATGCGCAGGGGCAGGCTACTAGTAATGTGGTTGCAAAGGCCAGAAATGCTGTTTCCTGATTTTTGAATACAAAAAACCAAACAAGAAAAGTGACCACGGCAATCGCCAGCACTATCAGCGAAAAGTATTTGTTGATCCTCGCCGCGAGAGTCTGGCCCTGATTTTCCTTTTCTTTGGTAAATGCTTCATTATTCCAGAGTTGTGTCAGATAGCTCTGAGAAACCTTGCGTAACACTTCCAGTTCAATGGAAACGCCCTTTTGCTTGCCGCCTGCGTAAATGGTATCGCCAAGTTTTCGCTCTATGGGCTCGGCCTCGCCAGAAACAAAGCTGTAATCGATGAGCGCACCCGGACTTTTGAGAATTGCATCGGTAGGGATAAGCTCTTCGTTTCGGACCAGTATCAAATCGCCCTCATTTAACTCAGTAATGGGTTTGCGTGTCTCTGAACCATTTTTTAAAACAGAAACTGCGATCGGGAAATAGGATTTATAATCACGGTCAAAGGAAATACCGGCGTAAGTTTTGTCCTGAAAATATCTTCCGATCAGCATGAAAAATACTGCTCCTGCAAAGGAATCAAAGTATCCGGGACCTGTTTGGGTCCCAAGCTGATACAGGCTGATCAGGAAAACACTGAGCAAAGCCAGCGCGATAGGGGCGTCAATATTCAGGTACCGGCCTTTTAATGCGGACCACGCGGATTTGAAAAAATCGGCAGCACAATACAACAGGACGGGCAGGCTTAAGCCTAAATTCAGCAGACCAAAAAGTAGCCGGAGATCCTGATCGGCAGAACTTTGGCCGAGGTGAAAATATTCGGGAAAACTGAGCATCATAATGTTCCCAAAAGCAAAACCCGCGATACCGATCTTGTATAAACGCACCCTGTTCCATTTGCGCATTTGCTTGCCTTCCAGGTCATGCAGACTGAGGTAAGGCTCATAACCAATGCGCGTCAGCAGGGAAGCCAGCTCGCTGAGGTTAATGTGTTGTTTTTCAAATGTTATCCTGACTTTTTTCTCCGGAAAATTCACCACTGAACTCCTTACGGCAGGGTTTAACCTGTACAAATGTTCTAGCAGCCAGATGCATGAGCTGCAATGCATTTTGGGAAGGTACCAGTTGACGGTCGTCAGGTTTCCGTCTGTAAATTCAATCATTTTGCCGGTTACCTCGGGCAAATCCAGGTGGTCGTATTTTCCTTTGAAAAACGCGGCGTCAGGTGAGATTCCTTGTGAGCCGTCGATGGTATAGTATCGGCATAAGTCGTTCTCTTTCAGTAGGTCATATACCAGCAGG
The genomic region above belongs to Dyadobacter pollutisoli and contains:
- a CDS encoding response regulator; translated protein: METKKILLIEDNPEMRENTAEILELANYEVVTAKNGKEGVLQAASHNPDLIICDIMMPELDGYGVLHMLGKDERTSAIPFVFLTAKAEKDDYRKGMTMGADDYLTKPYDDVELLNAVEMRLKKSERIKRQFDRSAEGLDSFMQEAKSFDMIIKLAEDKKVKFLRKKETIYTEGSYPSNVYFLQKGKVKAYKSNDNGKEYITDLYKEGDFFGYLDLLQGETYQESAIALEKSEVAMIPKDDFFNLLQGNREVASKFIKMLSNEIKDREERLLQLAYNSVRKRVAQALVMLAQRYQDDHSKPFSMSITREDIASIVGTATETVIRTLSDFKDEHLVEMKGSLITVLEYEKLARMRN
- a CDS encoding PAS domain-containing sensor histidine kinase; amino-acid sequence: MFDTDILIHTQVMTRHIEMLDALFKHATEGIVVVDKSASIVMLNPKAKELFGYKDQELIGKKIEMLIPARFAKNHVGYRDHYLEAPRARGMGHLMDLFARRHDGSEFPVEVSLSPFKTSDGEFVVSFVIDITERKKQENRIIEANLEIQKLNAELEERVEQRTRELATAIERVEQSQEEVIRALKKERELNNMKSQFVTIASHEFRTPLATILSSASLIGRYTKTEEEDKRHKHVQRIKSTVTNLTEILNDFLSIGKLEEGRVKSVPVLTTLPAFCESLIEEIKGLCKDEQQIHFQYTGIQEVWLDKQLLRNVLFNLLSNAIKYSEPGKSIFLNVQSTQQMVRVEIEDQGIGIPEQDQQHIFDRFFRAHNAGNAQGTGLGLNIVQNYIELMGGTVQFKSEVGKGTVFDIQVPNHVPSQIKID
- the hemN gene encoding oxygen-independent coproporphyrinogen III oxidase, which produces MDKDLLFKYNTPGPRYTSYPTVPYWQNTAPTQRKWSELAKEAFFVSNQREGISLYVHLPFCESLCTYCGCNTRITINHAVETKYIDAVLKEWKMYFSIFGDAKPVIRELHLGGGTPTFFSPGNLTRLVNGLLENAIIHPKASFSFEAHPGNTTDEHLQALFNVGFRRISIGVQDFNPIVLAIINRHQTYEQVVHLTQKAREIGYTSVNYDIVYGLPQQKACYMMQTMLRVIQLKPDRIAFYSYAHVPWIKPGQRNYTEQDLPDADKKMAIYETGRNALELAGYKDIGMDHFALKTDELFIAQSEDRLHRNFMGYTDTRTRLLIGLGASSISDSWTGYVQNEKKVEDYYKRIDANEIPIARGHELTREDLIMRRHILRLMTSFETSWAATSEVCMEVYKALEHLSEMEFDELVEIEPFRVRITEKGKPFVRNVCMAFDARLWADLPQTTLFSQTI
- a CDS encoding sulfite exporter TauE/SafE family protein, with product MTTALPYLAFTMGLISSLHCVGMCGPIALALPVHKGSRLKQFSGLLLYNSGRALSYSSLGLLVGGIGASIGWLGYLRYLSVFAGLLMLAYVFWPSRLDSYFHPPVFWARFVHFLKQQMAATLQSRSAAGWLMLGIFNGLIPCGMVYMALMSSIATGSMAGSATYMMIFGLGTFPAMISIGIAKQKFTPGLRSRIRRFTPVMLAVAGIWLVMRGVLTDLPVNGESRTGITVCK
- a CDS encoding FixH family protein codes for the protein MKTIKINWGAGIAAVYIGFVAMILVLVGMSAGQKIDLVTDHYYEEELKFQGKIDKIKRADLLPQPLSWEVTNNGLSIHFPKIMNDKSISGKINLYCPSNDKNDRSFAIASTNNEQFIPFSNIPQGRYKVQFDWKSGETTYWNEGVIVTGK